The following coding sequences lie in one Candidatus Nitrospira allomarina genomic window:
- a CDS encoding cytochrome-c peroxidase, with protein sequence MKPAFRRELTTGLCTILVGLSLTSTGIGSETTPDSAAGMITVDGHTVSDIGPLPTVVPQPPGNLNYAAKISLGKQLYFDGRLSKNNAISCAFCHNPVAGFADPNQTSVGVGGLRGGRQSPTVYNTAFNPFQFWDGRAGSLEEQAIGPIHNPVEMAETHEHVVPKIAKIKGYQEEFQKVFGTGVSLQGIAEAIAAYERTIISTNSAFDKFILGDQQAMGEDAQRGMALFKGKGRCILCHNGSNFTDNRFHNLGVPQVGPMEEDLGRYYVTLRERDKGAFKTPTLRSITETAPYMHDGAYKSLEEVIDFFDKGGNANPQLSPLMKPLGLAPQEKADLIAFLKALTGEPIPFEFPKLPE encoded by the coding sequence ATGAAGCCAGCATTCAGAAGGGAACTGACCACAGGACTTTGCACAATCCTGGTAGGACTGAGCCTCACTTCCACTGGAATAGGGAGTGAAACGACTCCTGATTCAGCAGCGGGAATGATCACGGTTGATGGTCATACGGTTTCCGACATTGGTCCACTGCCGACTGTTGTTCCACAGCCTCCCGGTAACCTCAATTACGCGGCAAAAATTTCTCTTGGAAAACAGCTGTATTTTGATGGACGGTTATCCAAAAACAATGCCATCTCTTGTGCGTTTTGTCATAACCCTGTTGCGGGATTTGCCGATCCCAACCAAACCTCGGTGGGCGTTGGAGGGCTACGGGGCGGCCGGCAATCGCCTACAGTGTACAACACCGCCTTTAATCCCTTCCAATTTTGGGATGGTCGAGCCGGCTCGTTGGAGGAACAGGCCATTGGTCCTATTCATAATCCTGTTGAAATGGCTGAGACCCATGAACATGTCGTTCCAAAAATTGCGAAGATAAAAGGCTATCAGGAAGAGTTCCAGAAAGTATTCGGAACCGGAGTGAGTTTGCAGGGAATCGCCGAAGCCATAGCTGCCTATGAACGGACCATCATCTCCACCAATTCGGCCTTCGATAAGTTTATCTTAGGTGATCAACAAGCGATGGGAGAAGATGCTCAACGTGGGATGGCCCTCTTTAAGGGAAAAGGCCGGTGCATCCTCTGTCACAACGGATCCAATTTTACGGATAATCGGTTTCACAACCTCGGCGTGCCGCAAGTGGGACCGATGGAAGAAGATTTGGGGCGGTATTATGTGACTCTTCGAGAACGCGATAAGGGAGCATTCAAAACTCCAACCCTTCGAAGCATCACGGAAACTGCCCCGTATATGCATGATGGTGCTTATAAATCATTAGAGGAGGTTATCGACTTTTTTGATAAAGGCGGGAATGCCAATCCTCAGTTGAGTCCGTTGATGAAACCACTGGGATTGGCGCCGCAAGAGAAAGCCGATCTTATTGCCTTTCTAAAAGCTTTGACCGGCGAACCGATTCCGTTTGAGTTTCCAAAGTTACCAGAGTAA
- the dapF gene encoding diaminopimelate epimerase — protein MNNNFFKGHGLGNDYIALDPAKMSFKLTPRTIRALCDRHWGVGSDGILALGPSKKADFGLRIYNPDGSEAEKSGNGLRIFGCYLYHTKHTRKKHFTVETKGGLVEIHLELNGHGYVNGATVDMGRASFQPISLPCTLRVPELIQQPVKAAGQSLRFTGVSVGNPHCVVYKKEEEQWTRQDLLEIGPELENHIIFPKRTNVQLAVPTGPRTISILIWERGAGETQASGSSACAAACAGVRLGLVKSPVSVKAPGGTLDITVDPQYNITMKGPVTEVARGEISQAFIDGLR, from the coding sequence ATGAACAACAATTTCTTCAAAGGACATGGCCTGGGCAATGACTATATTGCTCTCGACCCGGCCAAAATGTCTTTTAAATTAACACCGCGGACCATCCGGGCTCTCTGTGATCGGCATTGGGGAGTGGGAAGTGACGGCATTCTGGCGCTCGGGCCTTCGAAAAAAGCAGACTTTGGACTGCGCATATACAACCCGGATGGGAGTGAGGCCGAGAAATCCGGTAATGGACTGCGGATTTTCGGCTGCTATCTGTACCACACCAAGCATACGAGGAAAAAACACTTTACGGTTGAAACCAAGGGCGGATTGGTTGAGATCCATTTGGAACTCAACGGTCACGGATACGTGAATGGGGCCACAGTCGATATGGGACGAGCCTCGTTTCAACCCATTTCGCTTCCCTGCACCTTACGGGTGCCTGAGTTGATTCAACAGCCCGTGAAGGCCGCAGGCCAGTCTCTCCGGTTTACCGGAGTCAGTGTCGGAAACCCGCATTGCGTGGTGTATAAGAAAGAGGAAGAACAATGGACCCGCCAGGATCTTCTTGAAATCGGGCCGGAACTGGAAAACCATATCATTTTCCCCAAACGAACCAACGTCCAACTGGCCGTTCCAACCGGACCTCGAACCATTTCTATTTTGATCTGGGAACGGGGTGCGGGAGAAACACAGGCCTCGGGTTCCTCCGCCTGTGCGGCAGCTTGTGCCGGAGTACGGTTAGGATTAGTGAAAAGCCCCGTGAGTGTGAAGGCCCCTGGGGGAACCTTGGATATTACCGTTGATCCTCAGTACAACATCACAATGAAAGGGCCCGTGACCGAGGTCGCCAGAGGGGAAATCAGTCAAGCCTTCATAGACGGCCTGCGGTAA
- the typA gene encoding translational GTPase TypA, which yields MLNQKRRKDLRNVAIIAHVDHGKTTLVDALLRQTGAHIFKEGEAVIMDSNPLEKERGITIFSKNASLLYKDTRINLVDTPGHADFGSEVERILRMVDGVLLLVDAFDGPMPQTKFVLKKSLELHLKPIVVINKIDRPSARPEEIVNQTFDLFCELNATDEQLDFPIVYASGKEGKSTLDMSDPAVDMKPLLDTIIHRVLPPVADPEQPFQMLVTMLEYDSYIGRVAVGRIVHGMIEVGNQIVAVKRDGTISRGKVTKLLAYQGLTRIETDSAQAGDIISLAGHQDVRVGETLASPQNPTALPTVNVDEPTISMNFSHNTSPLAGKDGGRFLTSRHIRERLAHEAMMNVGIKVEEADGGERFTVSGRGELHLSILIETMRREGFELEVSPPKVIYKEMDGEILEPVELVVIEVDPGYQGAVIEALGGRKAEMKDLRISAVGTVRMEFHIASRALLGFRSELLRMTRGSGVMSQIFHEYQPFKGEIPHRSAGVLISHGPGQAVAYGLWGLQDRGEIFLHPGDDIYEGMLVGVNNKGNDLVVNAIREKKLTNIRASGTDEAIHLIPPREMTLEFALEFIEDDELVEVTPKNVRLRKRYLTDNERRSARNLSKKAQ from the coding sequence ATGCTGAATCAAAAACGCCGAAAAGACCTTCGCAATGTCGCCATCATCGCTCACGTCGATCATGGCAAAACAACGTTAGTGGATGCCCTGCTCAGGCAAACCGGCGCGCATATATTTAAAGAAGGCGAAGCCGTCATTATGGATTCGAATCCTCTGGAAAAAGAGCGTGGCATTACCATTTTTTCGAAAAATGCTTCCCTCCTCTATAAAGATACCCGCATCAATCTCGTCGATACGCCTGGCCATGCCGACTTTGGGAGTGAAGTCGAGCGCATTCTCCGCATGGTGGATGGCGTGCTTTTACTCGTGGATGCCTTTGACGGCCCGATGCCCCAGACCAAATTCGTCCTGAAAAAATCGTTGGAACTGCATCTGAAGCCCATCGTCGTGATTAACAAGATCGACCGCCCCAGCGCCCGTCCTGAAGAAATCGTGAATCAAACCTTTGATTTGTTTTGTGAACTGAACGCGACCGACGAACAGTTAGATTTCCCCATTGTGTATGCATCCGGAAAAGAAGGAAAGTCCACGCTGGACATGAGTGATCCCGCCGTTGATATGAAACCCTTATTAGACACGATCATTCATCGGGTCCTCCCGCCCGTGGCTGATCCGGAGCAACCGTTTCAAATGCTCGTGACGATGTTGGAATATGACTCCTACATCGGTCGTGTGGCAGTGGGACGGATTGTCCATGGGATGATTGAAGTCGGCAATCAGATCGTCGCTGTTAAACGGGATGGCACCATTTCCCGCGGCAAGGTCACCAAACTGCTGGCCTATCAGGGGCTCACCCGGATCGAAACCGATTCCGCTCAAGCCGGAGACATTATTTCCCTGGCCGGCCATCAGGACGTTCGGGTGGGAGAAACCTTAGCTTCTCCTCAAAACCCGACAGCCTTACCGACCGTCAACGTTGATGAACCGACGATTTCCATGAACTTCTCTCATAACACCAGCCCGTTGGCCGGGAAAGACGGAGGGCGTTTTCTCACGTCCCGACACATTCGTGAACGCCTGGCTCACGAAGCCATGATGAATGTGGGCATTAAAGTAGAGGAAGCCGATGGTGGCGAACGATTTACGGTCTCGGGACGCGGAGAACTTCATCTGTCCATTTTAATCGAAACCATGCGTCGGGAAGGTTTTGAATTGGAAGTATCCCCACCGAAGGTCATTTATAAAGAAATGGACGGCGAAATTCTGGAACCCGTCGAACTCGTGGTCATTGAGGTGGACCCCGGTTATCAGGGTGCGGTCATCGAAGCGCTGGGTGGCCGGAAAGCCGAAATGAAGGACCTGCGGATCAGTGCGGTCGGCACCGTCCGCATGGAATTCCACATTGCGTCACGTGCCCTTTTGGGATTTCGCAGTGAATTATTGAGGATGACCAGAGGCAGCGGTGTCATGTCCCAAATTTTCCATGAATACCAACCCTTTAAAGGAGAGATTCCTCATCGTTCGGCTGGCGTGCTCATTTCTCATGGTCCTGGACAAGCGGTGGCCTATGGCCTCTGGGGCCTGCAAGATCGTGGAGAAATTTTCCTCCATCCTGGAGACGATATTTATGAAGGCATGCTGGTTGGGGTCAACAACAAAGGCAATGACCTGGTGGTGAATGCCATTCGCGAGAAAAAACTCACTAATATTCGAGCCTCAGGAACCGATGAAGCCATTCACCTCATTCCCCCACGGGAAATGACCCTGGAATTCGCCTTGGAATTCATCGAAGATGATGAACTGGTCGAAGTGACTCCAAAAAATGTGCGGCTGCGAAAACGCTACCTCACGGACAACGAACGCCGCTCCGCTCGCAACCTGTCCAAGAAGGCTCAATGA
- the hrpB gene encoding ATP-dependent helicase HrpB, translating to MKTHTYPIDAVVPKLQQTLRQHPIVLLTAQPGAGKTTQIPLALLKEPWLTKNIIMLEPRRLAARAAARRMSDLLGETVGTTVGYRTRLDTKISPNTKLEVVTEGILTRMLQHDPSLQNYGLVIFDEFHERSLQADLGLALCLESQKVFREDLRLLIMSATLDSAAISQQLKQAPVITCEGRMFPVETRYVGKPDGINFARQVAHTIHRLLKTEQGNLLVFLPGAGEIRQVERLLADLPLDPHTRIAPLYGDLSAQAQDQAILLPPAGWRKVVLSTNIAESSLTIEGIRLVIDTGLMRVPHFDSRSGMSRLATLTVSQQSAGQRRGRAGRLEPGLCIRFWSEAEQRTLTPRTTPEILDADLTSLVLELSQWGNHDPQELFWLDPPPSGAIAQARQLLHSLGACDTHGHITDHGRAMADLPMHPRLAHMVLKGKALGAGALACDLAAALSERNLFKGSIAREHADLRTRFDLLYGGAHVQRNTGAPDKGTIQRIRQVSQSWQRTLHITAPRHVSKQRIDQLGVLLALAYPDRIAQRQSAEDRRYRLANGRSARFHHPDPLEHEEWLVIADLNGAPATALIYMAAPISHKDLISHCGDLIQSTDSVMWEGSTQAVRSMRQRRLGELILEETRLPDPDPDLVLTALLDGLRNTGLSRLPWNPTLRNWQARVQFLRRATEPESAWPDVSDDTLLQSLDQWLGPFLINLSSLNQVKRIDLAWPLQALLSPEQRRTLDSLAPTHLTVPTGSHIPLDYLSGEIPVLAVRLQELFGQCDTPRLVNGRIPVLIHLLSPARRPVQVTQDLTSFWKTGYTQVRKELKGRYPKHFWPDDPFQAPPTRGIKKQ from the coding sequence ATGAAGACACACACGTATCCCATTGATGCGGTAGTTCCAAAGCTACAGCAGACCCTCAGGCAACACCCAATTGTCCTTCTGACCGCTCAGCCGGGTGCCGGGAAAACGACACAGATCCCGCTGGCCCTTCTCAAAGAGCCGTGGCTGACAAAAAACATCATCATGCTGGAGCCGCGACGGTTGGCCGCGCGTGCCGCCGCACGCCGCATGTCCGATCTTCTGGGGGAAACCGTTGGCACTACCGTTGGATATCGAACGCGGTTGGATACCAAAATCAGCCCGAACACAAAACTGGAAGTGGTAACCGAAGGCATTCTCACAAGAATGCTTCAACACGATCCATCATTACAGAACTATGGCCTGGTCATTTTTGATGAATTCCATGAACGCAGTTTGCAAGCCGATCTGGGTCTGGCCCTCTGCCTGGAATCCCAGAAGGTATTTCGAGAGGACCTTCGGCTGTTGATCATGTCGGCCACACTCGACAGTGCGGCCATTTCGCAACAATTGAAACAGGCTCCAGTGATCACCTGCGAGGGCAGGATGTTTCCCGTTGAAACCCGCTACGTCGGAAAGCCGGATGGGATAAATTTCGCCAGACAGGTGGCCCATACCATTCATCGTCTGCTGAAGACCGAACAGGGCAACCTCCTGGTGTTTCTTCCAGGTGCGGGAGAGATCCGCCAAGTGGAACGGCTCCTGGCAGACCTTCCGCTTGACCCACATACTCGCATCGCTCCGCTTTATGGGGATCTATCCGCTCAGGCCCAGGACCAGGCAATTCTTCTACCGCCTGCCGGATGGCGCAAAGTGGTCCTATCCACTAATATTGCCGAATCCAGTCTCACCATCGAAGGTATTCGTCTCGTCATCGATACCGGACTCATGCGCGTACCACATTTTGATTCACGCAGCGGTATGAGCCGGCTGGCCACCCTCACGGTCTCCCAACAATCGGCAGGACAACGTCGCGGGCGGGCGGGACGCCTGGAACCCGGCCTGTGTATACGGTTCTGGTCTGAAGCCGAGCAGCGTACCCTCACCCCCCGAACCACACCGGAAATTCTTGATGCGGATCTCACCTCGCTCGTGTTGGAGTTGTCTCAATGGGGAAATCACGATCCCCAGGAATTATTCTGGCTTGACCCTCCTCCTTCCGGCGCCATCGCTCAGGCACGACAGCTCCTTCACTCCCTTGGCGCATGTGATACCCATGGCCACATCACCGATCATGGCCGGGCGATGGCCGACCTCCCCATGCACCCGCGTCTCGCGCATATGGTCCTGAAGGGAAAGGCGCTGGGGGCGGGAGCCTTGGCGTGCGATCTTGCCGCAGCCCTAAGCGAACGAAACCTGTTCAAAGGATCAATCGCACGAGAACATGCCGATCTTCGCACCCGATTTGATTTGCTCTATGGTGGGGCCCATGTTCAGAGAAACACCGGGGCTCCGGATAAGGGAACCATCCAACGCATTCGCCAGGTCTCTCAGTCATGGCAACGGACACTGCACATCACCGCTCCTCGCCATGTCTCCAAACAACGAATCGATCAGTTGGGTGTGCTCCTGGCACTGGCCTATCCCGACCGGATAGCGCAACGGCAATCAGCTGAGGACAGACGATACCGCCTGGCCAATGGGCGAAGCGCAAGATTCCATCACCCGGATCCATTAGAACATGAAGAATGGCTTGTGATCGCAGACCTTAACGGTGCCCCGGCAACGGCACTTATCTATATGGCTGCCCCGATTTCACATAAAGATCTGATCTCCCACTGCGGGGATCTCATACAGTCAACGGATTCTGTAATGTGGGAAGGCTCAACGCAAGCAGTCAGATCCATGCGGCAACGACGATTGGGAGAACTTATTCTGGAGGAAACCCGCCTTCCCGATCCTGATCCTGATTTAGTGTTGACCGCGCTCCTCGACGGCCTTCGAAACACGGGACTTTCCCGTTTGCCCTGGAACCCCACACTCAGAAACTGGCAGGCGCGCGTCCAATTTCTGCGCCGCGCCACGGAACCGGAGTCCGCTTGGCCGGATGTCTCGGACGACACACTCCTTCAATCACTGGACCAGTGGCTAGGGCCTTTTCTCATCAATCTCTCCAGCCTCAATCAGGTGAAACGAATCGATCTTGCCTGGCCGCTCCAGGCGCTCCTTTCTCCTGAACAACGGCGCACGCTCGACTCCCTGGCGCCCACCCATCTCACTGTGCCGACAGGATCGCACATTCCCTTGGATTATCTCTCAGGAGAGATTCCCGTTCTGGCTGTCCGTCTTCAGGAATTATTCGGACAATGCGACACGCCCCGCCTGGTCAACGGGAGGATCCCTGTCCTCATTCATCTGCTCTCTCCGGCCAGACGTCCCGTTCAGGTCACCCAGGACCTCACAAGTTTTTGGAAAACCGGTTACACGCAAGTGAGAAAAGAATTGAAGGGCCGCTACCCCAAACATTTCTGGCCCGATGACCCTTTTCAGGCCCCTCCCACTCGCGGCATTAAAAAGCAATAA